One Dissulfuribacter thermophilus genomic region harbors:
- the nusA gene encoding transcription termination factor NusA: MATELKRTIDQVCKEKGIDKNVLITALEEAIKSAVKKRYGANLDLEVSYNDLVGDLEVFQYRTVVDKVQDPELEISLDEAKELDPESELGDSLGTKMDISNLGRIAAQSARQVILQKMKSAEQDVIYDEFRDRIGQIVNGIVQRFERGSIIVNLGRTEAILPSSEQVPSESWRRGDRIRALIVDVRKSTREPQVVISRSHPDFLVKLFELEVPEISEGIVRIMGVAREPGSRSKIAVSSSDSDVDPVGACVGMRGSRVQAIVQELRGEKIDIIPWNPDPVKYVFNALAPAECSKVIVDEGEGTLEVIVPDDQLSLAIGRQGQNVRLAAKLMGWKIDVKSETRYAHLQDPNYLELLKLPSISENVADKLFDNGFDTLNALKDAKVEEVVEKARIPSALAETLIQEAKTLTQGDEYEGSELASMENADQLAQVEETAQVGEEGA; the protein is encoded by the coding sequence ATGGCTACTGAACTAAAAAGGACAATTGATCAGGTTTGTAAAGAAAAAGGAATTGATAAAAATGTCCTAATTACAGCTTTAGAAGAGGCTATAAAATCTGCGGTTAAGAAGCGCTATGGTGCAAATCTTGACCTTGAGGTGTCATATAACGATTTAGTAGGAGATCTAGAAGTATTTCAATATAGGACCGTGGTAGATAAGGTTCAAGACCCTGAACTGGAAATTAGTCTTGATGAGGCCAAAGAGCTTGATCCTGAAAGTGAATTGGGTGACAGTCTTGGAACCAAGATGGATATTTCAAATTTGGGGCGTATAGCTGCTCAATCTGCAAGGCAGGTTATACTTCAAAAGATGAAGAGTGCGGAGCAGGATGTTATTTATGATGAGTTCAGAGACAGGATTGGGCAGATAGTCAACGGGATAGTGCAACGATTTGAGCGGGGTAGTATTATCGTCAATCTTGGGCGGACAGAGGCGATTCTGCCGAGTTCCGAACAGGTTCCGTCTGAAAGTTGGAGGCGCGGAGACAGAATTAGGGCCCTTATAGTAGATGTTCGCAAAAGTACAAGAGAGCCGCAGGTTGTAATTTCAAGGAGTCATCCTGATTTTCTTGTGAAGCTATTTGAGCTTGAAGTGCCTGAGATATCTGAAGGAATTGTCAGGATTATGGGAGTGGCCAGAGAGCCAGGCAGTAGATCTAAGATTGCGGTTAGCTCAAGTGACTCGGATGTCGATCCGGTTGGTGCATGTGTTGGTATGAGGGGATCTAGAGTGCAGGCAATAGTTCAGGAGCTAAGGGGTGAAAAGATTGATATTATCCCATGGAATCCAGACCCAGTAAAATACGTTTTCAATGCTCTTGCGCCGGCAGAGTGTTCTAAGGTTATTGTTGACGAAGGCGAAGGGACTCTGGAGGTTATTGTACCCGATGATCAGTTGAGCCTCGCTATAGGTAGGCAGGGGCAAAATGTGCGGCTTGCTGCCAAGCTTATGGGGTGGAAGATAGATGTTAAGAGTGAGACTCGTTACGCCCATTTGCAGGATCCCAATTACCTTGAGTTGCTTAAACTTCCAAGTATTAGCGAGAATGTAGCAGATAAGCTGTTTGATAATGGGTTTGATACGCTGAATGCCCTTAAGGATGCAAAAGTTGAAGAGGTTGTTGAAAAGGCTAGGATTCCCAGTGCATTAGCAGAAACTTTGATTCAGGAAGCCAAGACCTTGACTCAGGGTGATGAATATGAGGGCTCTGAGTTGGCATCAATGGAAAATGCCGATCAGCTTGCACAAGTAGAGGAGACTGCTCAAGTTGGCGAAGAAGGGGCATAG
- the dnaK gene encoding molecular chaperone DnaK, giving the protein MGKVIGIDLGTTNSCVAIMEGGDPKVLTNAEGGRTTPSVVAFTDKGERLVGMLAKRQAVTNAENTIFAVKRLIGRKFTDPEVQRSKDIVPYKIVEGPNGDAYVEVQGKQYSPAEISAMVLTKMKQTAEEYLGEKVTEAVITVPAYFNDSQRQATKDAGRIAGLNVLRIINEPTAASLAYGLDKKGEEKIAVFDLGGGTFDISILEIGDGVFEVKSTNGDTFLGGEDFDLRIVDWLAEEFKKEHGVDLREDRMALQRLKEAAEKAKCELSTTMETEINLPFITADASGPKHLVMKLTRAKLEALCEDLIERLVAPCETALKDAGLTAADIDEVILVGGMTRMPRVQQKVKEIFGKEPHKGVNPDEVVAIGAAIQGAVLKGEVKDVLLLDVTPLSLGIETLGGVMTKLIEKNTTIPTRKSQIFTTATDNQNAVTIHVLQGEREMAADNKSIGRFELVGIPPAPRGVPQIEVTFDIDANGILNVSAKDLATGKEQSIRIQASSGLSEEEIQRMIKDAEAHAAEDRKRRELVEVRNQADTLIYSTEKNLQELGDKIDQATRDNINEKIKALRTAMEGDDVDAIKRAQDELMQAAHKVAEMMYQQASQQTQGAATGGAQAGGATSGGTTSGGTGKGGGGDDDVVDADFEEVK; this is encoded by the coding sequence ATGGGAAAAGTTATTGGAATTGACCTTGGAACTACTAATTCCTGTGTAGCTATAATGGAAGGTGGAGATCCAAAGGTCCTCACAAATGCAGAAGGAGGTAGGACTACTCCTTCGGTAGTTGCCTTTACTGATAAGGGTGAGCGCTTAGTTGGTATGCTTGCTAAAAGGCAGGCAGTTACCAATGCTGAGAATACTATATTTGCAGTAAAGAGGCTCATAGGTAGGAAATTTACAGATCCTGAAGTCCAGAGGAGTAAAGATATAGTTCCCTATAAGATAGTGGAAGGCCCCAATGGGGATGCATACGTTGAGGTCCAGGGCAAACAATACAGTCCTGCCGAGATCTCAGCTATGGTACTCACTAAAATGAAACAGACTGCTGAAGAGTACCTTGGTGAGAAGGTCACTGAGGCAGTCATAACAGTTCCTGCATATTTTAATGATAGTCAGCGTCAGGCCACTAAAGATGCTGGAAGAATTGCTGGGCTCAATGTCTTGAGGATTATCAATGAGCCTACTGCTGCTTCTCTCGCCTATGGGCTTGATAAAAAAGGGGAAGAAAAGATAGCAGTCTTTGACCTCGGTGGTGGAACCTTTGATATCTCCATTCTTGAGATAGGCGATGGTGTGTTCGAGGTTAAGTCGACCAATGGTGACACCTTTCTTGGAGGTGAAGACTTTGATTTGAGGATTGTGGATTGGCTCGCAGAGGAATTCAAAAAGGAGCATGGTGTTGATCTCAGAGAAGATAGAATGGCGCTTCAGAGGCTGAAAGAGGCTGCAGAGAAGGCCAAGTGCGAGCTTTCCACCACTATGGAGACAGAGATCAATCTACCTTTTATTACAGCAGATGCCAGTGGGCCAAAGCACCTTGTCATGAAGTTGACGAGGGCAAAGCTAGAGGCATTGTGTGAAGACCTCATTGAAAGGCTTGTTGCGCCTTGCGAAACCGCTCTCAAGGATGCTGGACTTACGGCAGCAGACATTGACGAAGTAATTCTTGTGGGTGGTATGACCCGTATGCCCAGGGTCCAGCAGAAGGTGAAAGAAATATTTGGTAAAGAGCCTCATAAGGGAGTTAATCCAGACGAGGTAGTTGCAATAGGTGCAGCCATACAAGGTGCGGTACTTAAAGGTGAGGTAAAAGACGTTCTACTTCTTGACGTAACTCCACTTAGTTTGGGGATTGAGACCTTGGGTGGTGTGATGACAAAGCTTATTGAAAAGAATACCACAATCCCCACCCGAAAGAGCCAGATATTTACAACGGCTACAGACAACCAAAACGCCGTTACCATTCATGTGCTCCAAGGTGAGCGTGAAATGGCAGCGGATAATAAGAGTATTGGCCGTTTTGAACTGGTAGGTATTCCACCTGCACCAAGGGGAGTACCACAGATAGAGGTAACTTTTGATATAGATGCAAATGGTATCCTGAACGTGTCTGCTAAAGACCTTGCCACAGGCAAAGAGCAGTCTATAAGGATACAGGCTTCAAGTGGACTGAGTGAAGAAGAGATTCAAAGGATGATAAAGGATGCAGAGGCCCATGCTGCAGAGGATAGGAAGCGTCGCGAGTTGGTAGAGGTTAGAAACCAGGCCGATACACTCATATATTCAACGGAGAAGAACCTCCAGGAACTAGGGGACAAGATTGATCAGGCCACTAGGGATAATATTAATGAAAAGATAAAGGCCCTTAGAACCGCTATGGAGGGCGATGACGTAGATGCAATAAAACGTGCTCAGGATGAACTAATGCAGGCCGCCCATAAGGTGGCAGAGATGATGTACCAGCAGGCATCCCAGCAGACACAAGGCGCTGCTACCGGAGGAGCACAAGCTGGTGGAGCAACTTCAGGTGGCACTACCTCTGGAGGAACAGGTAAAGGTGGCGGTGGAGATGATGATGTGGTGGATGCAGACTTTGAAGAGGTTAAATAA
- the grpE gene encoding nucleotide exchange factor GrpE, which produces MTKDNNNVEKAKDEKEKDKDMESTEKMTLEDCKKIIEEKEKELNETKEKMLRIAAEFENFKKRITREKEEYMKYALEEFSKELLPFLDNLERALQTAKETPDIDKIIEGLELTLNGYFSTLEKFGLKQFVAEGKKFDPNFHEALGVEEHDGVEENTVVKELLKGYTLHERVLRPALVVVSKKPKSN; this is translated from the coding sequence ATGACTAAAGACAATAATAATGTAGAGAAAGCAAAAGATGAAAAGGAAAAGGATAAGGATATGGAATCAACAGAAAAAATGACCCTAGAAGATTGTAAAAAGATTATTGAAGAAAAAGAAAAAGAACTGAATGAGACTAAAGAAAAAATGCTTCGTATCGCTGCTGAGTTTGAAAATTTTAAAAAGAGGATAACGCGTGAAAAAGAAGAGTACATGAAGTATGCCCTAGAGGAGTTTTCTAAGGAACTACTACCGTTTTTGGATAATCTGGAAAGGGCGCTTCAGACTGCCAAAGAAACTCCAGACATTGATAAGATTATAGAGGGATTAGAACTGACTTTGAACGGGTATTTCAGCACTCTAGAAAAGTTTGGTTTGAAACAGTTTGTGGCTGAAGGCAAAAAGTTCGATCCAAACTTTCACGAAGCCCTTGGAGTAGAGGAACATGACGGCGTTGAAGAAAACACAGTCGTAAAAGAGCTTTTAAAAGGCTATACTTTACATGAGCGAGTTTTAAGGCCCGCACTTGTTGTTGTCTCCAAAAAGCCTAAATCAAATTGA
- a CDS encoding YlxR family protein: MCVVCRKRMPKDNLLRLVMISGKMVEDRQCKLQGRGTYVCKDCEELAKKNFKRGGLI, translated from the coding sequence ATGTGTGTTGTTTGTAGGAAAAGGATGCCTAAGGATAATTTATTGAGATTAGTGATGATTTCTGGAAAAATGGTAGAGGATAGACAGTGCAAGCTGCAGGGTCGAGGGACCTATGTGTGCAAAGATTGCGAGGAACTAGCAAAGAAGAATTTTAAGCGGGGGGGATTGATTTAA
- the rbfA gene encoding 30S ribosome-binding factor RbfA: protein MVNPYPRSNRVKELIHFEVSEMLQREVKDPRLQGMVTIVEVEVTKDLRKAKIFVSVYGATDTRQKAMEGLNRAKGFIRHELWKRLDMKRVPEIEFVLDERVDHALKIERLLRERS, encoded by the coding sequence ATGGTCAATCCTTATCCGAGATCCAATAGGGTCAAAGAATTGATACACTTCGAGGTGAGTGAGATGTTGCAGCGCGAGGTCAAGGACCCTCGGCTGCAAGGTATGGTGACGATAGTTGAGGTCGAGGTCACAAAAGATTTGAGGAAGGCAAAGATTTTTGTCTCCGTCTATGGTGCCACTGATACCAGGCAAAAGGCAATGGAAGGTTTGAATCGAGCAAAAGGCTTTATAAGGCATGAACTATGGAAGCGGTTGGATATGAAGAGGGTGCCTGAGATTGAGTTTGTTCTCGACGAACGTGTTGATCATGCCCTGAAGATTGAGAGACTGCTTAGGGAAAGAAGCTAG
- the rimP gene encoding ribosome maturation factor RimP has protein sequence MFEDIYNKSDLEKEIWALVKGSVELLGFEIVDVELARGPGGTILRITIERPDGPVTIDDCVEVSRTCGDILDVKDPIDGPYNLEVSSPGINRPLKRIGDFERFKGEKARVETKEKILGRHRFKGMLKGLKGDNVLIKVGDEEFEIPLSMIKKARLDRI, from the coding sequence ATGTTTGAAGATATTTATAATAAAAGTGATTTGGAAAAAGAGATTTGGGCCTTGGTAAAGGGCTCTGTAGAGCTACTGGGTTTTGAGATAGTTGATGTGGAATTGGCTCGGGGCCCGGGTGGGACAATATTGAGGATTACTATTGAAAGGCCTGACGGTCCTGTAACTATCGATGATTGCGTAGAGGTGAGCAGGACCTGTGGTGATATTCTTGATGTGAAAGATCCTATTGATGGGCCGTATAATCTTGAGGTGTCGTCGCCTGGTATCAATAGACCTCTTAAACGGATTGGGGATTTTGAGCGATTTAAAGGTGAGAAGGCTAGGGTTGAAACCAAGGAAAAGATATTGGGGCGGCATAGGTTTAAAGGTATGTTAAAGGGTCTTAAGGGTGATAATGTGTTGATAAAAGTTGGGGACGAAGAGTTTGAGATACCATTGAGCATGATAAAGAAGGCCCGTTTAGACAGGATTTAA
- the truB gene encoding tRNA pseudouridine(55) synthase TruB: protein MFDGVVLVNKPESMSSFEVVKFFKRYLKKKVRIGHAGTLDPMATGLLPLCLGRATKLTQFIMVGLKEYRGQMVLGKRTDTYDREGEVIEERPVSSDLTIEDLRRATKNFLGKIKQVPPPFSAAKHKGTPLYVFARKGIKVEKEPKEIFIKDFEIVRFHGGNLVDFRIVCSKGTYVRSIVDDFGKIINTGAFLNRLLRTKVGPFTLDEAYDLEEIKGYLEEGRISEIMLDQEYVLSHIPSVEIDRYTASDVVRGILLDIHTIEGLLKKQNINVDPIIPYLRLKVEPNGSEAFTVAVANWPPCLGDERVKMAKVFVTPMNKESRIERRVEK, encoded by the coding sequence GTGTTTGACGGGGTAGTTCTGGTAAACAAACCAGAGTCCATGAGTTCCTTTGAGGTTGTTAAGTTTTTCAAGCGATACCTCAAAAAAAAGGTACGGATAGGACATGCAGGAACTCTGGATCCAATGGCTACGGGCCTTCTCCCCCTTTGTCTAGGTAGGGCCACCAAACTTACACAGTTTATAATGGTAGGGCTCAAAGAATATAGAGGACAGATGGTCCTTGGTAAAAGGACTGACACTTATGATCGAGAAGGAGAAGTCATTGAAGAAAGACCAGTTTCAAGTGACTTGACCATAGAAGATTTAAGGCGGGCTACAAAAAACTTTTTAGGCAAGATTAAACAGGTTCCACCCCCTTTTTCAGCGGCAAAACACAAGGGGACTCCCCTGTACGTCTTTGCAAGGAAGGGGATAAAGGTGGAAAAGGAACCGAAGGAAATTTTTATTAAGGATTTTGAAATTGTTAGATTCCATGGAGGAAACCTGGTAGATTTCAGGATAGTCTGCTCAAAAGGTACCTATGTGCGCAGTATTGTTGACGATTTTGGAAAGATAATTAATACAGGGGCATTCTTAAACAGGCTTTTGCGTACAAAAGTAGGACCTTTTACTCTGGATGAGGCCTACGACCTAGAAGAGATAAAAGGATATTTAGAGGAAGGTCGAATAAGCGAGATAATGTTGGATCAAGAGTATGTTTTGAGTCATATTCCATCGGTTGAAATTGATAGATATACGGCCTCAGATGTGGTTCGTGGGATTTTATTGGATATTCATACCATTGAGGGTTTGTTGAAAAAGCAAAATATAAATGTCGATCCAATAATTCCATATCTTCGATTGAAGGTCGAACCCAATGGAAGTGAAGCATTTACTGTAGCAGTAGCCAATTGGCCTCCTTGTCTAGGAGATGAAAGGGTCAAGATGGCCAAGGTTTTTGTAACACCTATGAATAAAGAATCTAGAATTGAGCGCAGAGTTGAGAAATAA
- a CDS encoding DHH family phosphoesterase, with the protein MAKESACIGDLKRVADILNDGENFLLTCHIRPDGDAIGSMLGLGLALEEAGRTVRYFSQDPVPRFLEFLPGSSRIEDSFDEDFVSDAVLVILDCNEPSRIGEQADRLLEIAKHVVVLDHHLGENKHCEQRELNGAGNCEGYICTEASSTSIIVLDLLELLNWPIGKDSATALYTGIVTDTGSFRNSNTNKKAFLTAARLLEAGVDNYYVANKIYQSVPRKRLELLGLVLKTLEVHEQGLFAMIHVTPKMFEITGTTEEDASDFISYARCIDTVEVAAFVKEFQPGVVSVSLRSKHLVNCAEIARHFGGGGHFHAAGFRTAGSAHEIRESVIEVVHDYFENHGSQGVSGV; encoded by the coding sequence ATGGCAAAGGAATCGGCTTGTATAGGTGATCTTAAAAGAGTTGCTGATATCTTAAATGATGGAGAGAATTTTTTGCTCACCTGTCACATACGTCCTGACGGAGACGCCATTGGATCAATGCTTGGACTAGGGCTTGCCCTGGAAGAGGCCGGGAGAACTGTGAGGTATTTTTCTCAGGACCCTGTCCCCCGGTTCTTAGAATTTCTTCCTGGAAGTTCCAGGATTGAAGATAGCTTCGATGAGGACTTTGTCTCAGATGCCGTATTGGTGATTCTTGACTGTAATGAGCCGTCTAGAATAGGAGAACAGGCCGATAGGCTTCTAGAGATTGCAAAGCATGTCGTAGTCCTAGATCATCATTTGGGAGAAAATAAACACTGTGAACAAAGGGAATTAAACGGGGCTGGAAACTGTGAGGGATATATTTGCACTGAGGCCAGCTCGACTTCCATAATTGTTCTAGACCTACTAGAACTTCTCAATTGGCCTATTGGAAAGGACAGTGCCACGGCACTTTATACTGGAATAGTCACTGATACAGGGAGTTTTAGGAATAGTAATACAAATAAGAAGGCCTTTTTGACAGCAGCTAGGCTCCTGGAAGCTGGTGTAGACAATTATTATGTGGCTAATAAGATTTATCAGTCCGTTCCTAGGAAGCGTTTAGAACTCTTGGGGTTAGTGTTAAAGACCCTTGAGGTTCATGAACAGGGTCTTTTTGCCATGATCCACGTAACACCAAAGATGTTTGAGATTACAGGTACAACGGAGGAAGATGCAAGTGACTTCATCAGCTATGCCAGGTGCATTGACACAGTGGAGGTAGCTGCATTTGTCAAAGAATTTCAACCAGGGGTTGTATCAGTCAGTCTTAGGTCAAAACACCTAGTTAATTGCGCAGAGATAGCAAGGCATTTCGGTGGCGGTGGACATTTTCATGCAGCAGGTTTTAGAACTGCTGGTTCAGCCCATGAGATTAGAGAATCGGTTATTGAAGTGGTTCATGATTATTTTGAAAATCATGGATCACAGGGAGTAAGTGGTGTTTGA
- the infB gene encoding translation initiation factor IF-2, translated as MAKVRVFELAKEFGLTSKEMEARVRKMGFNIKNYMSTLEDFEVAEVRKLMKEAAQDVVSVGRDESPSKTVVKRKRPAVKLKKKIVLKKKVQEVKPEEPPEKVAEEVKKEMPSKPQELKKEAIVKEKPTREKEETVKEKPVKEKKISEKFEAKIIDRVVLKKETPPAPEKTEKEEKKPEPVVKVEKPSSVKKTTPEEKVVEKAVEKETVAKSVEKKPIEKEIVSKEKQKPKGKTQVQEKISKKPIKRPETKSFVKVIDRRPIEEIRPSTVKAPPKVEEKVSAPPKAPHKPGKAEVPSVQAGEMEAKETQRKGKKKGKRVVKISELEGLVRKKKAKKQKGKDKLKPINKLLSEEVIEPLEEMEQAEAFMEAPKEKPIKAKDKDKGKEKEPEKKAPSTAPPKASKRRFAIFETIQVDELAKRMGVKVSDVIMKLMSLGVMATANQSIDYDVAAIVASEYGFEVEKKAVAEDLVQVSEEEEDEANLEPRPPVVTVMGHVDHGKTTLLDAIRHADVASKEAGGITQHIGAYQVTLPSGNTVVFLDTPGHEAFTQMRARGAQVTDIVVLVVAADDGVMAQTREAIDHAKAAGVPIIVAVNKIDKPEANPDRVKTELSELGLVPEEWGGDTIFVEVSAKKKIGIEDFLELLALQAEVMELKANPNRPARGHVIEARLDKGRGPVATLLVSKGTLHKGDAIVCGLHYGKVRAMINDRGKRIDEAGPSTPVEVQGLSGVPEPGAEFVVLPDEKKAREVAEYRQRKQREAELVKSQKMSLETMFQRLQEQEVKELNIVLKTDVQGSLEAMSDALRKLSTHDVKINLVRTGIGAISESDVLLASASDAIIVGFNVRPNAQAKALAEQEKVDIRFYDVIYHAIEEIKQAMVGLLEPEYEEEIVGHAEVRQTFRVPKVGTIAGCYVLDGSIKRGAKVRLLRESVVVYTGKIASLRRFKDDVKEVASGYECGIGLENFNDIKVGDVIETFEMKEITPTLSTNETE; from the coding sequence ATGGCAAAGGTAAGAGTATTTGAGTTGGCAAAAGAGTTTGGGCTTACGAGCAAGGAAATGGAAGCTCGAGTAAGGAAGATGGGCTTCAATATCAAAAATTATATGAGCACCTTAGAAGATTTTGAGGTAGCTGAGGTGCGCAAGCTCATGAAAGAGGCTGCTCAAGATGTCGTATCTGTAGGCCGTGATGAATCCCCCAGTAAGACTGTTGTTAAGAGAAAACGCCCCGCTGTCAAATTGAAGAAAAAGATCGTCCTCAAGAAAAAGGTGCAGGAAGTCAAGCCCGAAGAGCCGCCTGAAAAGGTTGCTGAAGAGGTTAAAAAGGAGATGCCTTCTAAACCTCAAGAATTAAAGAAGGAGGCGATAGTAAAAGAAAAGCCTACCAGAGAAAAAGAAGAAACTGTCAAAGAAAAGCCTGTAAAAGAGAAAAAGATCTCAGAAAAATTTGAGGCCAAAATCATAGATAGAGTTGTACTTAAAAAGGAAACGCCCCCTGCCCCTGAAAAGACTGAGAAAGAGGAAAAGAAGCCTGAACCGGTTGTCAAAGTGGAAAAACCTTCTTCGGTGAAAAAAACTACTCCTGAGGAAAAAGTCGTAGAAAAGGCTGTAGAAAAAGAGACCGTAGCCAAGTCTGTAGAAAAGAAGCCTATAGAAAAAGAGATAGTATCTAAGGAAAAGCAAAAACCTAAGGGGAAAACTCAGGTTCAGGAAAAAATATCGAAGAAGCCCATTAAGAGGCCAGAGACCAAAAGTTTTGTAAAGGTAATCGATAGAAGGCCCATTGAGGAAATCCGTCCTAGTACGGTTAAGGCTCCTCCAAAAGTGGAGGAAAAGGTCTCAGCTCCGCCAAAAGCTCCACATAAGCCAGGGAAAGCCGAAGTTCCATCTGTCCAGGCTGGAGAGATGGAGGCCAAAGAGACACAGAGAAAGGGCAAAAAGAAGGGAAAGAGAGTTGTTAAAATATCAGAGCTTGAAGGTCTGGTACGAAAAAAGAAGGCAAAGAAACAAAAGGGTAAGGATAAGCTAAAGCCGATTAATAAGCTCCTCAGCGAAGAAGTAATAGAACCTCTTGAAGAAATGGAGCAGGCCGAGGCCTTTATGGAGGCTCCAAAGGAGAAGCCTATCAAGGCCAAAGATAAAGATAAGGGTAAAGAAAAAGAACCTGAAAAGAAAGCACCTTCAACCGCACCGCCCAAGGCAAGTAAGAGGAGATTTGCAATTTTTGAGACCATACAGGTGGATGAACTCGCTAAGCGCATGGGAGTAAAGGTCTCCGACGTCATTATGAAGCTTATGAGCCTAGGGGTTATGGCCACAGCCAACCAGTCAATTGACTACGATGTGGCTGCAATAGTGGCATCGGAATATGGTTTTGAGGTTGAGAAGAAGGCAGTTGCAGAAGATCTGGTGCAGGTTTCTGAGGAAGAGGAAGATGAAGCAAACCTTGAGCCTCGTCCCCCTGTGGTTACGGTTATGGGGCATGTTGATCATGGTAAGACTACGCTTCTCGATGCCATACGTCATGCAGATGTGGCTTCAAAGGAGGCAGGAGGTATCACACAGCATATTGGTGCTTATCAGGTGACCCTCCCATCAGGGAACACCGTTGTCTTTCTAGATACCCCAGGGCATGAGGCCTTTACTCAGATGCGAGCAAGGGGTGCTCAGGTTACGGACATTGTTGTCCTTGTAGTGGCGGCTGATGATGGAGTTATGGCACAGACCCGTGAAGCTATAGATCATGCCAAGGCCGCAGGCGTCCCCATTATCGTGGCCGTTAACAAGATTGATAAACCAGAAGCAAATCCAGATCGTGTCAAGACTGAGTTGAGTGAACTCGGTCTTGTGCCAGAAGAATGGGGGGGAGACACTATCTTTGTTGAGGTCTCTGCTAAAAAGAAGATTGGTATAGAGGACTTCTTGGAACTCTTGGCCCTTCAGGCAGAGGTAATGGAACTCAAGGCCAATCCCAATAGGCCTGCCAGGGGCCACGTCATTGAGGCAAGGCTTGATAAGGGTAGGGGCCCTGTAGCTACTCTTCTCGTATCAAAGGGTACTCTCCATAAGGGTGATGCCATTGTGTGTGGCCTTCATTACGGAAAGGTGAGGGCCATGATAAATGACAGAGGCAAAAGGATAGATGAAGCCGGGCCTTCAACCCCTGTTGAGGTTCAGGGGCTAAGTGGAGTACCTGAGCCTGGAGCAGAATTTGTGGTTCTTCCGGATGAGAAGAAGGCAAGGGAAGTTGCTGAATACAGGCAGAGGAAACAGAGAGAAGCTGAACTCGTTAAGTCCCAAAAGATGAGTCTGGAGACTATGTTCCAGCGCCTCCAGGAGCAAGAAGTTAAAGAACTCAATATTGTTCTAAAAACAGATGTCCAGGGCTCCCTTGAGGCCATGAGTGATGCTCTTAGGAAGCTCAGTACCCATGATGTAAAGATTAACCTAGTTAGAACAGGTATTGGTGCTATTTCAGAGTCAGATGTACTGCTGGCATCGGCTTCAGATGCAATTATCGTGGGTTTCAATGTGCGGCCCAATGCTCAGGCAAAGGCCCTTGCAGAGCAAGAAAAGGTTGACATACGTTTCTATGACGTCATCTATCACGCCATTGAAGAGATTAAGCAGGCCATGGTAGGTCTCCTCGAGCCAGAATATGAAGAGGAGATTGTTGGACACGCAGAGGTAAGGCAGACATTTAGGGTACCTAAGGTAGGGACCATAGCAGGATGTTATGTGCTTGACGGTTCAATTAAGCGTGGTGCAAAGGTCCGTCTTTTGAGGGAAAGCGTAGTAGTTTACACAGGGAAGATAGCAAGCCTCAGGCGCTTTAAAGACGATGTCAAAGAGGTGGCATCTGGATATGAGTGTGGAATAGGGCTTGAGAACTTTAATGATATCAAGGTGGGAGATGTTATTGAAACCTTTGAGATGAAGGAAATAACTCCCACTCTTTCTACAAATGAGACTGAGTAA
- a CDS encoding DUF503 domain-containing protein yields MIVGTARIRLRLNGNQSLKGKRKVIKSIIGQVSSRFNCAVSEVADHDLWQTSEIGIATVGNDGPTINSALDKILDFIERNVQAEVVGSSYEIIHLGSE; encoded by the coding sequence ATGATAGTTGGAACAGCAAGGATTAGATTGAGATTGAACGGAAATCAGTCATTAAAGGGCAAGAGAAAGGTAATTAAGAGTATAATTGGGCAGGTGTCATCTAGGTTTAACTGTGCTGTGTCAGAAGTTGCCGACCACGATCTTTGGCAGACAAGTGAGATTGGCATTGCAACAGTCGGAAACGATGGGCCAACTATAAATTCTGCCCTAGATAAGATCCTGGATTTTATTGAAAGAAATGTCCAGGCTGAAGTTGTTGGCTCGTCCTATGAAATTATACATTTGGGTAGCGAATAA
- the rpsO gene encoding 30S ribosomal protein S15: MALDAAKKKEIIERFKTHDGDTGSPEVQIALLSARIDYLTEHFKTHKKDHHSRRGLLKLVGKRRSLLNYLKNKDIDRYKRIIDELGLRR, from the coding sequence GTGGCCTTAGATGCTGCAAAGAAAAAGGAAATTATTGAAAGATTCAAAACCCATGATGGTGATACCGGTTCTCCAGAGGTTCAGATTGCGCTTTTAAGCGCCAGGATTGATTATCTTACAGAACATTTTAAGACTCATAAAAAAGACCATCATTCAAGGCGTGGGCTTTTGAAGTTGGTGGGAAAACGTAGAAGCCTTTTAAATTATTTAAAAAATAAAGATATTGATAGATATAAACGAATTATTGATGAACTAGGACTAAGAAGATAA